The Bacteroidota bacterium genome segment GGAGCGATGCAAGGATTTCCATTTATTTCGAGTATAAATATATTTTCATTCTGATCTACTCTAAAATCTACCCGGGCATAGCCTTTTAAGTTAAAAGCCGTCCATGATTTTTGGCAAATTTCGATGAGCTCAGACTTAAGCTTTGGATTGTTTTCCAAAGTTCCGAAAGCACGGTTCGTTTGTTTGTATTCTTCGCTACTCTCATCCCACTTGGCTTTATAACCAACAATTTTGTGTTTGTCGTTAAAGAATTTATCAAAAACAATTTCGGCAGGAGGTAAAACCTCGGCTCCGGTTTTACTTGCTAAAATACTTACATTAAATTCTCTTCCTTCAATAAACTCTTCAATAAAATAATGAGAATCCGGGAATTTTTTGACCTTTTCAAATTTCTCTTTTTCAGCAACTTTAAAAATAAAATCTTCGGAAATACCTACCGATGCTTCTTCCCATATAGGCTTTGCGATATAGGTTTTTTCCGGATTTAATTTATTATGCTCATTGATAGCAAAAAAATCAGCCGTTGGCAACTGGTTAAAGCGCATCATTTTTTTTGCCAAAACTTTATTGGTCGTAACAAATAGTGCATCCAACGGAACACCTGTATAAGGGATTTTAAATGAATTTAAGATGGCTGGTGCAAAATAAATAAGCTCTCCTTTTCCCCAGGTTGCTTCCACCAAATTAAAAACCACATCAGCCTCCTCATCTTTTACTTTTAACAAATCGTCCATCAGATCATTACCGACTGTGAGGCATGCAACTTCACTATTCAGATTTTCACACGCTCTCTTAACCAAATTTCTTTGACTGATGACGTCCACTTCATCAGGGTTGTTGGTTAAAACCTGATTATGAACTATTACGATTTTCTTTTTCATCTGTTTATAATTTGTCTTTTATTTGCCAGATGCCTGCCTGTCGGCAGACAGGGAACTCGCCATTGATAACGATTCGCATGTGTGAGAATATCTCTCATGGCTCGTTTCATTTATGAAAATTTCTTTTTATGGCCGAATCTAATATTTCATCTATTATTTCCTGATATGAAATTCCATTCAAGCGACAAAGAATGGGCAAATCGGAGGTTACAGGATTAAGTCCTGCCAAAGGATTTACTTCGATAAAACTCACCTTACCAAAACGATCGATCTTGACATCAACCCTTCCACCATCCAAACAATTCAACGATCTCCATGCCGCAAGAGCCACCAATTTGCATTGTTCAAGCATTTCTCCT includes the following:
- a CDS encoding ATP-grasp domain-containing protein; protein product: MKKKIVIVHNQVLTNNPDEVDVISQRNLVKRACENLNSEVACLTVGNDLMDDLLKVKDEEADVVFNLVEATWGKGELIYFAPAILNSFKIPYTGVPLDALFVTTNKVLAKKMMRFNQLPTADFFAINEHNKLNPEKTYIAKPIWEEASVGISEDFIFKVAEKEKFEKVKKFPDSHYFIEEFIEGREFNVSILASKTGAEVLPPAEIVFDKFFNDKHKIVGYKAKWDESSEEYKQTNRAFGTLENNPKLKSELIEICQKSWTAFNLKGYARVDFRVDQNENIFILEINGNPCIAPDSGFVAANDYAGYTIEMMISRILNDLN